TCGGCAAGTCCCGCCTGAAACACCAACCCAGCGGCCAAACTCAGCTTTTTATCTTTGGAAAAGATAAGCTGATCAATCTTTTTTTGCCGGGCCGGGGATAGGGTATGATATCGATTCCAAAAAAAGGTATCATCATCCAGCGGTGTAGTTAGCATTAAATAGATCAAACACATGGCAGATCGTTCCTTTTACTTTTGTATTTAAATGTAAAATATCTTATTATTTTAACAAGTGAAGAATTTAATGTAAAGAAAAACAAAGCAGATAAAAAAAATAAAATGATTTAAACAAGATTTATCTCAAAAGTTAAGATCAACCCCAATATTTTGTTTGCAGTAGCAGAGAAAAAAGTGTTTAATTAAAAGCCAACGATCAAAACAAATCAACATCCAAATCCGTTTGCCCCGACACAAGAAATGCAATAACAAATAATACTAAAATGAATCGAAAATCAGATGCAATTGTAGTACAATTAACAAATAATGTCCCCTTTGGTAAAGGTGTTCATTATCGCTTCGCGTTTAAAATATAGAAGTAATCAAGGAAGTGAATAAAATGAAAAAACAAATTATGCAAATTGGAACACGCCAGGTTTCAATCTTCTCTGGTAATAATACTGACAGTGACACCATTGTTTATATGCATACGTCTTTAAACGACGGCGAACAGTTGGCCTCGGAACTAGAGGATGTGAATGCGGTAATAGTGACAATTGATGGGGTGGATTGGAACCGCGAATTGACCCCCTGGCCTGCTAAACGCGCTTTTAAGGGAGGCAAGGATTTTGCCGGTGGCGCGGATCTTTATCTGAAAGAGCTAACCGAAACCCTTATTCCGATGATCGAAGAACGGATTGGGTTGGCGCCATCTTCCCGGTTTCTTGCCGGCTATTCGCTGGCTGGTTTATTTTCTATTTATGCCATATACAAAACCAATATTTTCAATCGGATTGGGTCGATCTCCGGCTCTTTATGGTATGATGGTTTCCTGGAGTTTATGGAGACTAATCACCCGTTGCTGATACCGGAGCGCGTGTATTTTTCCATTGGAGACCGAGAGAAAATTAATCGAAATCAGCGCTTTAGCGTTGTTGAAGAACGCACTATCCAAACCAAGCAACAATTGCAAAGGTTAGGATCAGACACATTATTTGAGTTAAATCCCGGAAACCATTTTGACGAAGCCATTTTGCGTATGGCCAAAGGATTAAGATGGATTTGCGATTGATCGCTCAAAGGGATAATAAAGAGTAACCCAAGGACATAACCGATTTGGGCACCTGATACCGGCTCAGTAAAAAAAGATTTATTTGTTCAAGTCAACACGCTCGCGTTGTTTTTAACCAGTGCTAATGGGCCGACTCATTACCGAGTTTATCGCAGCAGGACAGTTTGATAATGCTTAATCAAAAAAGATAATCGTGGCAAAAGCAGTGCATTCTATGTTAAAATTCAATAGAATTATATTCAAATAATAAGTGAAACAGGAATATGAGGATAAATCAATGTTAAGTAACGATGCAAAAGCCATGATCAACTATGTTAACGAAATCCTAAATAACAAAAAATTAAATCATGAAACACCTAAAATAGCCGAAAGTGATGCTGATTTCATGGAACTGGACCACAGTATAAGAACCATCAGGGATATAGCTGCGGCAGCAAGCAACGGCGATGTATTTCATAATATTCAAGGCAGTGGATTTGTTTTGGACTCTTTTAAAATGTTTCAAAAGACATTTAAACTATCGAATAAGGAAGTACTTGGAAACATCGTCCGCTCCAAAAAGATTATTGTAAAAGGCAAAAAGCTACGTCCGCATGGCAACCATGAACTTATAACTGTCAAAAAAAAAGCTAAAACAATTGTCGAAAGTGAAGAAAGATATCGTTTTATGACAGATAATGCCTGTGACATTATTGCAACCATGGATCTATCGGGTAATTTTACCTATATTAGCCCGTCGGTTGAAAAAATAACCGGATATTCTCAGGAAGAAGTGCTGAGAAACTACCGAGAGTTAGGTTATTTTCTGCCGGGCGTTCAAAAAGAGATGGACCGAAGACGTGAAATTATAAAAGAAATGATACAAAATGGCGAACATTTTGATCCCGTGAATTTTGAGCAACGGCAAGTTCGCAAAGATGGTGAAAACATTTATACCGATACGGTCGTCTCCGGAATTTATGATGACGAAAATAAATTTATAGAGTTATTGACGGTCACCCGGGATATCACTGAAAAAGTTAAAAAACGCCGAGAAATTAAAAGAATTTCGGAAACCGATAAACTTACCCAACTTTATAATCGGGTAAAGTTAGATAATGCTCTGGAAAATGAATTAAATCTTGCTAAAGAAAAAGCACTGAACTTTAGTTTGATAATGATCGATATTGATGAGTTTAAAGAGATCAACGATTGCTTTGGACATATGGCCGGTGATGAGGTTCTCGTGGCGTTATCTTCGCTTTTCAAAACCTGTATCCGATCAACGGATATCATTGGCCGATGGGGAGGAGAGGAGTTTTTAGTGATTCTCCCAGATACCAACGAGCATGACGCAATAGAATTAGCAGAAAAAATCAGAAGACAAGTAAATGAGATCCTTTTTTTGAATCACGAGCATATCACCGTCAGTTTGGGTGTTTCAGTCTATAATCAGGATATTACCGTCGATAGTGTTATCTATCGGGCAGATCAGGCTCTTTATCGAGCGAAAAATAATGGTCGAAACCAGGTTCAAGTGCTGTAAAACGATCAACAAGTGCCTATAAAAAAATCATTAAATCCTGCCACGCTTATGGTACTACCCGTTACCCTAACATAACAACTGGTGGAGTTAAATGATAAAAAAGTCAAGCATGACTTGAAAACGGTTGAAATAAGGTTGTTTTAATAGTATAATAAGAATAAGAGTATATTGTTAAGAAAATAGTTGACTGAATTAAAAATCTTAAGTCTACTAATGAAAAGCTTTGGAGGAAAGAGATGTTAAAAAATTATATGGAGGATACGGTGGATGCTTTTTTACCCCACCTGCTTGAAAAGTATCCAGATTTATGTCGATGTGAACTCTGTATTGAAGATGTGAAAGCCATAGCTTTAAATAAGCTTAAACCAGCATATTTTGTTACTCATGAAGGATTGTTATTCTCAAAAATTGAAGAAATGACGACTCAATATCGTGCCGATCTGACAAGCGAATTAACTCGCGCGATCGAAATTGTGACAAAAAATCCGAGACATCCTAAATCAATTACATAATTTTGTTCGTTTTTAAAGTTTTTAAAATAGAAAGCTAGCCAACTAAACCACTTACGGATTTGTTGGTTAGCTTTTTTAATTAGCTTCTTTATAAGCAAAAAACTATAGCTCGAATGCTTCAGCCGTTGCACTGACGGCGATATCTTTGTCTTTAGATTTGATAATACAACTAATTCGTATTTCCGAGGTGGTGATCATCAGCATTTGAATATCATTATCCGCTAAAAGTTGAAAAAACTTAGCGGCGACGCCAGACTGGCTTCGCATACCAATACCAACGACAGATAACTTGGAAATGCTTTCATTAATCAACACCCCAATGCTTGGATGTTTTTCCTGAAAAGCCGATAAAATTTTATTCGCATCATTAAGATCGGATGATGGCGCCGTAAATGAAATATTAATGAGTCCATCTATTGGAGCACTTTGACTAATCATATCAATATTGATACTTTTATTGGCAAACTGATAAAAAAAGTGTGATGTAATATTCATATCAAAGGGAATATCACGTATGGTGATCATAATTTGATCATTATCAATTGCCACGCCGGTTATGGATTGTCCTTCCATGCCTTTTTCTCCTTTTTTTATAATTGTACCAGGTACATCAAATTCACTGGAAGCAACCCAGATATTGGTGTCATATTTACTGCCGAGCTCAATCGCCCGAGGATGCATTACACCAGCACCAAGACTTGCCATTTCCAACATTTCTTCATAGCTGACCGAATCCAACTTTTTCGCAGCTGGATACAATCGTGGATCGACACCATAAATCCCTTCAACATCGGTGTAAATTTCACAAGGAGCATCCAGAACACAAGCCAGTGCTACAGCACTGGTATCTGATCCGCCGCGCCCCAATGTTGTTACATCATCATTATCATTGACACCCTGAAAACCAGCAATAATAACTATTTTATCTTCATTTAAAGAGTCTAAAATTTTGGTGGTGTCAATGCCTTCGATCCGAGATTTTGTATGAAGTCCGCTGGTTCGAATTCCAATCTGTGGGCCGGTAAAAGAAATGGCGTCATGTCCCATTGACTGCAATGCCATCGACAGCAGCGAAATGGAAATCTGCTCACCCGTCGATAACAGCCGATCCATTTCCCGTTTTGATGGTGAAGGGTTAATGGCATAGGCAAGTTTTACCAGATCATCGGTGGTTTTCCCCATCGCGGATACCACAACCACGATCTGATGATTATTTTTTTTCTTTTCAATAATTCGTTTTGCAACGTTTTGTATCCGTTCGACGGACCCCACTGAAGTTCCGCCATATTTTTGGACAACAATATTCATGGATTAACCTTTAAAATCAGTAGCAGCTTGATAAAGCGACTGTTTATTGATCCTTTCTAAAGTAGAGTAGTAGGGGAGATATAACAATTGTCGGTACTTTTCTGTTTAATTAAAAAGTTTTTCATTGTTGTATCTGAAAATTTCACACCTATCGGCAGGATGACGATAACCATCGCCCTCAGCAGCCAACTTAATCATTAACGACCATCGACATGTCGTAGAGACCGGCTTCTTTGCCGACCAGGTATTGGGCAGCGCGGACCGCTCCTTCGGCAAACACTTTTTTTGATAAAGCCATGTGGTTGACCTCAATTATTTCGTCATTGCCGGCAAAAATTACCGAATGTTCGCCGGCAATGGTCCCCCCGCGAATGGCATGAATGCCTAACTCATTTTCACTCCGTTTGGCATCGCGGCCATAGCGACCGTAAATATAGTCTTTTTTTGTTTCTAGCCCATCGTTAATGGCATCGGCTAAAAGTAAGGCTGTTCCGCTAGGGGCATCAAGCTTTTTATTATGATGTTTTTCAATAATTTCGATGTCAAAACCGCTCTCCAGCTTACCGACCATTTCTTTGAGCATTTTTGCAATTAAATTGATTCCCAGCGACAGGTTAGCTGTTTTAAAAACAGGGAACTCTTTGGCACCTTCCTTAATTGTCATCAAATTTTCATCCGACAAACCAGTTGTCGCAATGACAATCGGAATTTTCTTGCTTCGCGCAAAACCAAAAATACTGGGAAATGCCGCAAAATGAGAAAAATCAATGATCACATCCACTATTTCATTACAATTTTTTAGATCGCTATAAACCGGAAAGGGGAGGGTCGTGATTTCCTGATGATCAAACCCGGCTACTACCTGAGTATTCGGATTAGCGGCAATGATTTGTTGGAGTGTCGTTCCCATGGCTCCGGAGACGCCGCTGAGTAAAATATTTATCATTACCGACCTCCTACAATAAACCGTATGTTTTTAGATCAGCAACCAGTTTTTCTTTATTACTATCTTCCATTTCGACCAGTGGAAGACGCATTTCGCCACTATCCAAGCCCATCAATCCCATTGCCGTTTTAATTGGAATCGGGTTGGTTTCATAAAACATCGCCAGATTAATCAAATTTGTTTTAAATTGAAGTTCCTGCGCTTTTTTCAGATCTCCGGCCATAAAGCTGGCAACCAGATCGTGCATGTCTTCGGGAATGATGTTGGCCGACACAGAGATCACACCTTTGCCACCAACTGACAGAATCGGAAGCACCTGATCGTCATTACCACTGTAAATATCAATATCATTGCCGCAAACCCGAGCGATTTCAGTCACTTGACTGATGTCGCCGCTAGCTTCTTTGACCGCTGCCACATTAGGGATTTTACTCAGTTCTTTAATCGTATTAACCGTGATATTCATACCGGTACGGCTGGGAACATTATAAATAATGACGGGAATCGTAATCGCATTGGCAATCGCAGATATATGCGCAATGATCCCTCGTTGGGTTGATTTATTATAATAAGGATTAATGATCAGTGCCGCATCGGCACCTGCTTTTTCCGCCTCTTTCGACAGCATAATGGAATAAGCGGTATCATTACTGCCGGTACCGGCAACATATGGCACCCGGCCATTAATATATTTGCCAGCATCACGAAGCAGCGCTAAATGTTCATCATCGGTAAGGGTTGAAGTTTCACCAGTGGTTCCGGCAATTAAGATCGCATCGGTTTTCTTTTCAATGTGCCAGTCAATCAGTTGATGAAAACGTTCATAATCAACTTGGCCATTTTTAAATGGGGTAACCAGTGCAACACAGCTTCCTGTAAAAATACTCATTTCAATCTCCTTTGATTTCGTTTTTTGTTAAATACCACAGACCAATTGTTAATCTGTCGTTTGTCGCAAAATCAAACGCTCGATCATTTTTGGTACTGGGTTAATACATTATTTATTTATAACCAACAATACTTATGCGGTGAACTAAATCAATCCTCGTTTAATCAGTTCAAAAGCGATTTGAACAGCATTTGATGCGGCGCCTTTGCGAATATTGTCGGCAACCACCCAAAGGTTCAGGCCATTGTCAACACTAAAATCGCGGCGGACACGACCAACATAAACTTCATCGGTATTTTCAGCAACCCGAGCTAACGGATAGAGATCATTGGTGGGATCATCCTGGAGAATGATTCCCGGTGCCTGCGTAAATAGATGCCGTACAGCATCCAGTTCAAAAGCTTTTTTTGTCTCAACATTGATACTTTCACTATGGCTGTAAAAAACCGGTACACGAACCGTGGTGGCGGTGATGCGCAAGCTGTCATCGTGTAGAATTTTCTGCGTTTCATTCACCATCTTCATTTCTTCTTTGGTATAGCCATTATCTAAAAACGAATCAATATGTGGTAGGCAATTGTATGCAATCGGATGGGGATAAAAAGTATTTTCTTCACCTTTAATTCCATTTTCCAGATCAGAATAACCTTTCACTCCCGAACCGGAAACAGCCTGGTAGGTAGAATATACAATCCGATTGATGCCAAAGGCATCATACAAAGGTTTTAATGCTACGACAGCTTGAATGGTCGAACAATTAGGATTGGCAATGATATTCTTATGCCAGTCCAAATCTTCCGGATTGACTTCCGGAACCACCAAAGGAACGCTTGGGTCCATTCTAAAAGCACTGCTGTTGTCGATCACGATCACACCTTTTGACGCGGCAACTGGTGAGAACCGAGCGCTCGTATCACCCCCGGCTGAAAACAAGGCAATATCAATCTCTTGATCAAACGCTTCATCACATAATTCTTGAACAACATAAGGTTTTCCATTAAATACAATTTCTTTTCCGGCAGAACGTTTTGATGCCATGGGATACAGGTTATTAACCGGAAATTCAAGTTCGGCCAGAACCTGAAGCATTTTTTGTCCAACCATGCCGGTGACTCCAACAACTGCAACATTATAAGATTTCATAATACCTCCAAAAATTTTAAATTGACTAGGTAATTGCGAAAGTGTCCTGAGCTTTGTGCTCAGTTTCCACGAAACAATTTCTACACTGTACGGCGGACAGTTCGATGAACTGTTCGCCTACACGTTACGAAATCGTTTGTGGAAACTGCACCCAAAGCAACCCTTGTTCGATGTTTTTTAATTTCGCAATTACCTATTTTTAAATTACCTATAAAAAAAAGCCAGTATCAAGTACCAGCTAAAAATCAAGAAAACTCAATTTGAGAATCCATTGGGTTTTAGATAGCACCCCATCACTGTTGTGATGACAGTCTTACTGTTCTTAACAGCAAGCCCAGGAAAATGGTGGCGAAACATCATCCTTCGGCGATCTTTCCTTTCGCAACGTATCATCCCATTTGCCATGGTCTTCGTTGTTAGTTATAAAGCTCGCGCCTCTATCATAATTATTATATTCGGTCATTATAGCAATTATGGTTACTAATTTCAAGTAGTTTTAATAATAAAAAAGCAACGTATTTAATAACTAAATACGTTGCTCAAGCAGTGCTAACTTAATTTTTAGTTAAATCAACTGCGTCTAACGCATCATTAATTGATCTTATTAAAGCGTCAACATCAATACCATGCGCAATTGCACCTGCTTCAATACTTTCAAAACGTGCCGCCATACAGCCAAAACAATGCATGCCATACGCCTGAAATACGTTGACTGAATCCGGATATGCATTAACAGCATCTAATATGCCCATATCTTTTGTTACTTTCATTTTTATCACCTCCGCAAAGTGTTAGTCTCTCTTTAGATATCATACATTATAAAACTTAAGTTTAGATTTTACAACAAAAAAAAGAAATAATGTCTGTTGCTTGCTAAAATAGCATTCTAAGGTTATAATAATACCATAGGGGAATTTTATAGTAAAGGGGTGGATTATTGTGATAGTTGATAAAGTAATCGTTAATAATAAGGCCGGACTCCATGCAAAACCAGCCTCTCTTTTTGTTCAACGAGCCAATGATTTCAAAAGTGAAATCTATATCAAAAAAGAAGCAACTCGAGTTAATGCCAAAAGCATTATGGGTGTTATGATTTTGGCAGTTC
This is a stretch of genomic DNA from Acetobacterium woodii DSM 1030. It encodes these proteins:
- a CDS encoding alpha/beta hydrolase, producing the protein MKKQIMQIGTRQVSIFSGNNTDSDTIVYMHTSLNDGEQLASELEDVNAVIVTIDGVDWNRELTPWPAKRAFKGGKDFAGGADLYLKELTETLIPMIEERIGLAPSSRFLAGYSLAGLFSIYAIYKTNIFNRIGSISGSLWYDGFLEFMETNHPLLIPERVYFSIGDREKINRNQRFSVVEERTIQTKQQLQRLGSDTLFELNPGNHFDEAILRMAKGLRWICD
- a CDS encoding DUF1858 domain-containing protein, with the translated sequence MKVTKDMGILDAVNAYPDSVNVFQAYGMHCFGCMAARFESIEAGAIAHGIDVDALIRSINDALDAVDLTKN
- the dapA gene encoding 4-hydroxy-tetrahydrodipicolinate synthase, encoding MSIFTGSCVALVTPFKNGQVDYERFHQLIDWHIEKKTDAILIAGTTGETSTLTDDEHLALLRDAGKYINGRVPYVAGTGSNDTAYSIMLSKEAEKAGADAALIINPYYNKSTQRGIIAHISAIANAITIPVIIYNVPSRTGMNITVNTIKELSKIPNVAAVKEASGDISQVTEIARVCGNDIDIYSGNDDQVLPILSVGGKGVISVSANIIPEDMHDLVASFMAGDLKKAQELQFKTNLINLAMFYETNPIPIKTAMGLMGLDSGEMRLPLVEMEDSNKEKLVADLKTYGLL
- the dapB gene encoding 4-hydroxy-tetrahydrodipicolinate reductase, with the translated sequence MINILLSGVSGAMGTTLQQIIAANPNTQVVAGFDHQEITTLPFPVYSDLKNCNEIVDVIIDFSHFAAFPSIFGFARSKKIPIVIATTGLSDENLMTIKEGAKEFPVFKTANLSLGINLIAKMLKEMVGKLESGFDIEIIEKHHNKKLDAPSGTALLLADAINDGLETKKDYIYGRYGRDAKRSENELGIHAIRGGTIAGEHSVIFAGNDEIIEVNHMALSKKVFAEGAVRAAQYLVGKEAGLYDMSMVVND
- a CDS encoding HPr family phosphocarrier protein; the protein is MIVDKVIVNNKAGLHAKPASLFVQRANDFKSEIYIKKEATRVNAKSIMGVMILAVQKGDEIQIEATGDDEKRAVEQLKLLIENRFDFVDEV
- a CDS encoding late competence development ComFB family protein, which encodes MLKNYMEDTVDAFLPHLLEKYPDLCRCELCIEDVKAIALNKLKPAYFVTHEGLLFSKIEEMTTQYRADLTSELTRAIEIVTKNPRHPKSIT
- a CDS encoding aspartate-semialdehyde dehydrogenase; the protein is MKSYNVAVVGVTGMVGQKMLQVLAELEFPVNNLYPMASKRSAGKEIVFNGKPYVVQELCDEAFDQEIDIALFSAGGDTSARFSPVAASKGVIVIDNSSAFRMDPSVPLVVPEVNPEDLDWHKNIIANPNCSTIQAVVALKPLYDAFGINRIVYSTYQAVSGSGVKGYSDLENGIKGEENTFYPHPIAYNCLPHIDSFLDNGYTKEEMKMVNETQKILHDDSLRITATTVRVPVFYSHSESINVETKKAFELDAVRHLFTQAPGIILQDDPTNDLYPLARVAENTDEVYVGRVRRDFSVDNGLNLWVVADNIRKGAASNAVQIAFELIKRGLI
- a CDS encoding aspartate kinase, translating into MNIVVQKYGGTSVGSVERIQNVAKRIIEKKKNNHQIVVVVSAMGKTTDDLVKLAYAINPSPSKREMDRLLSTGEQISISLLSMALQSMGHDAISFTGPQIGIRTSGLHTKSRIEGIDTTKILDSLNEDKIVIIAGFQGVNDNDDVTTLGRGGSDTSAVALACVLDAPCEIYTDVEGIYGVDPRLYPAAKKLDSVSYEEMLEMASLGAGVMHPRAIELGSKYDTNIWVASSEFDVPGTIIKKGEKGMEGQSITGVAIDNDQIMITIRDIPFDMNITSHFFYQFANKSINIDMISQSAPIDGLINISFTAPSSDLNDANKILSAFQEKHPSIGVLINESISKLSVVGIGMRSQSGVAAKFFQLLADNDIQMLMITTSEIRISCIIKSKDKDIAVSATAEAFEL
- a CDS encoding sensor domain-containing diguanylate cyclase, translated to MLSNDAKAMINYVNEILNNKKLNHETPKIAESDADFMELDHSIRTIRDIAAAASNGDVFHNIQGSGFVLDSFKMFQKTFKLSNKEVLGNIVRSKKIIVKGKKLRPHGNHELITVKKKAKTIVESEERYRFMTDNACDIIATMDLSGNFTYISPSVEKITGYSQEEVLRNYRELGYFLPGVQKEMDRRREIIKEMIQNGEHFDPVNFEQRQVRKDGENIYTDTVVSGIYDDENKFIELLTVTRDITEKVKKRREIKRISETDKLTQLYNRVKLDNALENELNLAKEKALNFSLIMIDIDEFKEINDCFGHMAGDEVLVALSSLFKTCIRSTDIIGRWGGEEFLVILPDTNEHDAIELAEKIRRQVNEILFLNHEHITVSLGVSVYNQDITVDSVIYRADQALYRAKNNGRNQVQVL